In Piliocolobus tephrosceles isolate RC106 chromosome 4, ASM277652v3, whole genome shotgun sequence, the following are encoded in one genomic region:
- the FABP6 gene encoding gastrotropin: MAFTGKFEMESEKNYDEFMKLLGISNDVIEKARDFKIVTEVQQDGQDFTWSQHYSGGHTMTNKFTIGKESDIQTMGGKKFKAIVQMEGGKLVVNFPNYHQTSEIVGDKLVEVSTIGSVTYERVSKRLA; the protein is encoded by the exons ATGGCTTTCACCGGCAAGTTCGAGATGGAGAGTGAGAAGAATTATGATGAGTTCATGAAGCTCCTCG GGATCTCCAACGATGTAATCGAAAAGGCCCGCGACTTCAAGATCGTCACGGAGGTGCAGCAGGATGGGCAGGACTTCACTTGGTCCCAGCACTACTCCGGGGGACACACCATGACCAACAAGTTCACTATTGGCaaggaaagtgacatacagaCAATGGGCGGCAAGAAGTTCAAG GCCATCGTGCAGATGGAGGGCGGGAAGCTGGTGGTGAATTTCCCCAACTATCACCAGACCTCAGAGATCGTGGGTGACAAGCTGGTGGAG GTCTCCACCATCGGAAGCGTGACCTATGAGCGCGTGAGCAAGAGACTGGCCTAG